A genome region from Anopheles stephensi strain Indian chromosome 2, UCI_ANSTEP_V1.0, whole genome shotgun sequence includes the following:
- the LOC118506231 gene encoding sterol O-acyltransferase 1-like isoform X1: MSDTGSECESSSSRALDSPIETVVQNAINGHGKRVCAVGAVRVSRNGYDSMVEHVYLEETLKGTDFSSTFPLPVQREYRVEMVKDMAIENMKQKMHHIVNRMSRDVEKEMDLAVDDLFTEVKQLNLKNYEIPHLLNDKAINGTGKDGHHITARTDGKLPDKTFSPRNSLLTDLLEAKHIKTIYHIFVVMLIILFLNTLIHDFVDTGSINLGLRPIVAGFGRFHLAMMLWCCMQTSTFLVFPCFRIWASAYRKLTPDSCARKCCGWAGFFAFFTYQWVFFLTSVAGLLWADLPPASAVAYLMEMTRFLMKSHAFIRSNTPKVLTADENGGELESNPPGIYRTLPSFSTYVYFLFVPTLIYRDEYPRTRQIRWRVVARHSLEVLAVVFYISFILERFLTPMFENFGKAEISPGTFVLTIFSSMLPGTLFVLTFFYSSLHACMNVAAELTRFADRMFYRDWWNESTFAGYIRSWNVVVHDWLYTYVYKDFMEYVFCNCRPLAMVGVFTVSAVFHEIILSFTFRFFYPVMFVQFEFMGLLLLFVTKHMGKDVGNLLLWFSLGIGNGINMSLYNMEYYARLNCPDVGSSILDYMVPVSWTCNGITHNTNWTITAPWELL, from the exons ATGAGTGATACCGGCAGTGAGTGTGAAAGTTCTAGCTCTCGGGCTCTCGATAGCCCAATCGAAACGGTCGTTCAGAATGCCATCAACGGTCATGGTAAGCGAGTGTGTGCTGTTGGGGCGGTTAGAGTTTCGCGGAATGGTTATGATAGCATGGTAGAGCATGTGTACTTGGAGGAAACGTTAAAAGGCAccgatttttcttccacttttcCACTTCCAGTTCAACGGGAGTACCGCGTGGAGATGGTGAAAGATATGGCAATAGAGAATATGAAGCAAAAGATGCAT cacattgtcaaccgcaTGAGTAGAGATGTGGAGAAAGAGATGGACCTAGCGGTGGATGATCTGTTCACCGAGGTGAAACAGCTAAATCTGAAGAACTACGAAATTCCACATCTACTCAATGACAAAGCGATTAACGGAACGGGCAAGGATGGGCATCACATAACAGCCCGCACGGACGGAAAACTGCCGGATAAGACATTTAGCCCACGAAATTCGTTGCTGACGGACCTACTCGAGGCGAAACACATCAAAACGATCTACCACATATTCGTTGTGATGCTGATCATTCTGTTCCTAAATACGCTTATTCACGATTTTGTGGACACGGGCAG CATCAATCTGGGTCTGCGACCGATCGTCGCTGGGTTCGGCAGGTTCCACCTCGCCATGATGCTGTGGTGTTGTATGCAAACGTCCACCTTCCTGGTGTTTCCCTGCTTCCGGATATGGGCCTCAGCTTACAGGAAGTTGACACCAG ATTCCTGCGCCCGAAAGTGCTGTGGCTGGGCTGGATTCTTTGCGTTCTTCACATACCAATGGGTGTTCTTTCTGACCTCGGTTGCGGGACTACTGTGGGCAGACCTTCCGCCGGCCAGTGCTGTGGCCTACCTGATGGAAATGACCCGCTTCCTGATGAAGTCGCACGCCTTCATCCGAAGTAACACACCCAAGGTACTGACTGCCGATGAGAACGGTGGCGAATTGGAATCGAACCCTCCAGGCATCTATCGCACTCTACCATCATTTTCAACATACGTCTACTTCCTGTTTGTACCCACCTTAATCTACCGCGATGAGTATCCCCGCACGAGGCAAATCCGATGGCGCGTGGTTGCCCGGCACTCCCTCGAGGTGCTCGCCGTCGTGTTCTACATCAGCTTCATCCTTGAACGGTTCCTCACGCCAATGTTTGAGAACTTTGGGAAGGCCGAAATCAGTCCCGGCACCTTTGTTCTCACGATCTTCAGCAGCATGCTGCCCGGAACACTGTTTGTACTTACTTTCTTCTACAGTTCGCTACACGCTTGCATGAACGTAGCGGCCGAGCTGACACGTTTTGCCGACCGGATGTTCTACCGCGACTGGTGGAATGAGTCCACGTTCGCCGGGTACATCCGCTCGTGGAACGTGGTGGTGCACGATTGGCTCTACACGTACGTGTACAAGGATTTCATGGAATATGTGTTTTGCAACTGTCGTCCGCTGGCTATGGTGGGCGTTTTTACTGTGTCGGCTGTGTTTCACGAAATCATACTATCGTTCACGTTCCGCTTCTTCTATCCGGTGATGTTTGTGCAGTTCGAGTTTAtgggcctgctgctgctgtttgtcaccaAGCACATGGGTAAGGATGTGGGAAATTTGCTGCTTTGGTTTTCGCTTGGGATTGGGAATGGAATAAACATGAGCCTGTACAATATGGAGTACTACGCACGGCTGAACTGTCCCGATGTTGGCAGTTCGATCCTGGACTACATGGTGCCCGTCTCGTGGACCTGCAACGGTATAACGCACAACACAAACTGGACCATTACGGCACCTTGGGAACTGCTGTAA
- the LOC118507744 gene encoding formin-J-like: MTKKKPSPQNRIWEKERRERLNKTFEDLQRLLPDHEPASSLSKVEILQRAIELIGKLQKKIKGLVEECNDPLKEHVKEQELRLKRLLVRNEELAGLLRKAKIAVPPCKHTMAEEELQRQNEEKENGGREKKPAPKQRRATGTVPKKQPVIAKQPPASVASSESLELSVVKSIAPAASGVSVSVPSSGIFLAAAGPPTLRHANGIGSGNVNVTPALHPTPIMTTSVIISNNGNLVQVPIVAPPSSLLIVGNEDVRSKINLKNRPNDAHSARYRGRRNKFTIKSIDLIPGRIVNGKIPIPPLRRSTSDAVKSSKAPRMKRKRMLEKCKKLRSKSSTPNATKQSKNSEQPDAKRARLEKSTHEELPKDDEVPQREVHGMQPQSCTDASAPNKSSSKEEQKNAQPNGPEPAARDTQLDISLNQTDLSEDIFANLHVGPDGSNVHGTSDDGTLSPTAAYLMNFPIVAGGGKVAGNHADTGEVDECTDSAPIEQQPVKSNITSVNEQTSGMLLDNFSSYFNYGHIDTVAVGGASTVGHDVANVHSISALSTSVPSAVTTTSSSVTATSSATKENSFTNFPAIYQSIDNMLDNRPVATSRPPITATNAEYPGSVTFTFTLTSNTCTAPTTAQPAIGSSHFYGSSCGALNPVKAVDEFSSPMKPSIEFTFSLTSTTASQPRNVQSQYTNSTMLATTMTTPSYETYGYFHKNVSKSSNYCTSFNVLDPLLATEKPATSFTFSLTSSTKTEPSYSQSSLVTVPTNTTQAYGTPPKLSTKQHQHQPVVESFPSLKPESASKPDKVPQRASRANQGTHTNGMHQPQQQQIQSQHQQQQQQQQTQSKYDVSWMAAGAQNAQSSSVVSSQGSQQVSSHHHLQHQPPQSSYESVPSIEFPTTVGYTSTSNYKSDIYFAHPPGEEHNLTWSSPSKLSNILNDSSSPYFPPVTLPSLNGDLALNTSGSGTANTFGGGASNKPTAVASCKVATNQAKKSYTHHGGSSSVGTVQNEPTASGGSFLSVSQLVNEPSKSYPTSNSNSNVGMSGGCHQKPANNNYSAEALIGNTYTGHSSYSSVGLESGRKDKLFDYGANALENVPCTTGPLILNFDSFGNSSGMEYNKGYNFGNQQNGYISSSYGEAGYNGSSNCGGPSNSGPSSSIPYYGKTSASQGYYNQSNLDASMADTGSASATANYPTASHVQSMGTGVTVGQDYAPYYLPSFGEKKQYPAAAAHGGSSSEQPSLKSKKSHKQSAEYGGNNVSVASTTMSFSSSSSYSYASLGNTSNYPVIGASGTLEHSTSNHQMDSSSNPNYHHHHHRHNYHQQQQQQHQQQQQQQQQQHRQPNQQSGVVTSEPFSTTSSGSSSRKPSSSSTIASSYNYTQYTAEKASQQSSSIHDPHHQPSYPATFGGTASHHLNLSSCIDPAPAVSYANVQSTSSTYGQTSGASSHQGHYYRQSSHQQHHHQQLSAGTSTASVPSSSSSAAAPSSTITNFNLSTICPEINEKTGRSRDGRSAAPGTAVAAVTGVPSSAPSIIAHW, encoded by the exons ATGACAAAGAAGAAACCCTCTCC ACAAAATCGTATCTGGGAAAAGGAGCGACGTGAGCGTCTGAATAAAACATTCGAAGATCTACAGCGGCTTCTGCCCGACCATGAACCAGCGTCCAGCCTCAGCAAGGTGGAAATCCTTCAGCGGGCCATCGAGCTCATTGGcaaactacaaaaaaagaTTAAGGGGCTGGTGGAAGAGTGCAATGATCCGCTGAAAG AACACGTTAAGGAGCAAGAGCTGCGCCTGAAGCGGCTACTAGTTCGCAATGAGGAACTGGCCGGATTATTGCGGAAGGCCAAAATTGCCGTTCCACCATGCAAGCATACGATGGCGGAGGAGGAATTGCAGCGACAGAACGaggagaaagaaaatggaGGTCGCGAGAAGAAACCGGCTCCGAAACAACGCAGAGCAACGGGAACAGTTCCCAAAAAACAACCTGTGATAGCAAAACAGCCTCCGGCGAGTGTAGCGAGCTCGGAGAGTTTAGAGTTAAGTGTTGTTAAAAGTATTGCACCGGCTGCTAGTGGGGTGAGTGTCAGTGTCCCCAGTTCTGGCATTTTCCTAGCCGCTGCAGGTCCCCCTACACTGAGGCACGCGAACGGGATCGGTTCCGGAAATG tGAACGTCACGCCCGCCCTACATCCCACTCCGATTATGACAACGAGCGTCATAATATCCAACAACGGAAACCTCGTACAAGTGCCGATAGTTGCGCCTCCATCATCCCTGCTGATCGTTGGTAATGAGGATGTTCGATCaaagattaatttaaaaaatcgccCCAATGATGCCCACTCAGCCCGATACCGTGGTAGACGTAACAAATTTACGATCAAATCGATTGATCTTATACCGGGCAGGATAGTGAATGGGAAGATACCGATACCACCGTTAAGAAGAAGTACGAGCGATGCCGTGAAATCTTCAAAAGCGCCTCGGATGAAACGGAAACGGATGCtcgaaaaatgtaaaaaactACGCAGCAAATCGAGCACGCCTAATGCTACGAAACAGAGCAAAAACTCTGAACAGCCGGACGCAAAGCGTGCACGGTTGGAAAAATCTACTCACGAAGAACTACCCAAAGATGATGAGGTGCCCCAAAGGGAAGTGCATGGCATGCAGCCACAATCGTGTACGGATGCATCCGCGCCTAACAAAAGCTCATCCAAAGAGGAGCAGAAAAATGCTCAGCCGAACGGACCCGAACCAGCCGCCCGAGATACTCAACTGGATATTAGCTTAAATCAAACCGATCTATCGGAAGATATTTTTGCAAACTTGCACGTAGGACCGGATGGATCGAATGTGCACGGAACTAGCGATGATGGTACACTGTCACCGACGGCGGCTTATTTAATGAATTTTCCGATTGTAGCCGGAGGTGGTAAAGTTGCCGGTAATCATGCGGACACCGGGGAAGTTGATGAGTGCACCGATTCAGCGCCAATCGAACAACAGCCGGTGAAGTCAAACATCACTTCCGTCAACGAACAAACGAGTGGTATGCTTTTGGATAACTTTTCATCCTATTTCAACTACGGACATATCGACACGGTGGCTGTTGGAGGTGCATCGACGGTGGGTCACGATGTCGCGAACGTACATTCGATTTCGGCATTATCCACAAGTGTACCGAGCGCGGTGACGACCACATCCAGCTCAGTTACGGCTACATCGTCAGCCACGAAAGAGAACAGTTTCACCAATTTCCCTGCCATTTACCAATCGATTGATAATATGCTCGATAATCGACCCGTTGCGACTAGCAGACCGCCAATCACTGCTACAAATGCAGAATATCCTGGCAGCGTAACGTTTACCTTCACGCTAACATCCAACACCTGTACAGCGCCCACGACAGCACAACCAGCGATCGGTTCATCTCATTTCTACGGTTCTTCCTGTGGCGCTTTAAACCCCGTGAAGGCGGTAGACGAGTTTAGCTCACCAATGAAACCATCGATAGAATTTACGTTCTCACTTACCAGCACCACGGCCTCCCAACCCCGGAACGTTCAGAGCCAATACACTAACAGCACAATGCTGGCGACAACGATGACCACACCGTCGTACGAGACGTACGGATACTTTCACAAAAACGTGTCCAAATCAAGCAACTATTGCACTTCTTTTAACGTGCTCGATCCACTGCTGGCCACCGAGAAACCTGCCACGAGCTTCACGTTTAGTCTTACCTCCTCCACCAAGACAGAACCATCGTACTCGCAATCCTCGCTAGTGACCGTGCCCACCAACACTACGCAAGCATACGGCACGCCGCCTAAGTTGTCCACcaaacagcatcagcatcaacCAGTTGTAGAGAGCTTCCCTTCCCTGAAACCGGAGTCTGCTTCAAAGCCGGATAAGGTGCCGCAAAGGGCAAGCAGAGCAAATCAAGGAACTCACACGAATGGGATGCATCAgccccagcagcaacagattCAGTctcaacaccagcagcagcagcagcagcagcaaacacaatCCAAATACGATGTTTCGTGGATGGCAGCAGGAGCACAGAACGCTCAATCCTCCTCGGTAGTCTCATCCCAGGGCAGTCAGCAAGTCTcatcccaccaccacctgcaACACCAGCCACCACAGTCGAGCTATGAGTCCGTCCCATCGATCGAGTTCCCAACCACAGTCGGATACACGAGCACGAGCAACTACAAGTCGGATATCTACTTCGCTCATCCTCCGGGCGAAGAGCACAACCTCACCTGGTCATCTCCCAGCAAGCTTTCCAACATACTGAACGATAGCTCTTCGCCCTATTTTCCACCCGTAACACTTCCCAGCCTGAATGGGGATTTGGCGCTCAATACCTCTGGATCGGGAACGGCAAACACATTCGGCGGCGGCGCAAGTAATAAACCGACCGCTGTGGCAAGCTGCAAGGTCGCTACCAACCAGGCGAAGAAGTCGTATACGCATCACGGTGGCTCCTCTTCTGTTGGGACAGTTCAGAATGAGCCGACCGCTTCTGGCGGTAGCTTCCTTTCTGTTAGCCAGCTTGTGAATGAGCCTTCGAAATCGTATCCCACCAGCAATTCCAACAGCAACGTTGGGATGAGCGGCGGATGTCACCAGAAACCGGCAAATAATAACTATTCCGCTGAAGCTCTCATTGGGAACACGTATACCGGCCATTCGAGCTATTCATCCGTTGGGCTGGAGAGCGGGCGTAAGGATAAGTTGTTCGATTATGGTGCGAATGCTCTGGAGAACGTGCCATGCACTACGGGTCCTCTAATTCTTAATTTCGACTCGTTCGGGAACTCTTCTGGAATGGAGTACAATAAGGGATATAATTTCGGTAACCAGCAGAACGGGTACATCAGCTCCTCGTACGGAGAAGCCGGATATAATGGGTCCAGCAATTGTGGTGGGCCGTCCAACTCTGGCCCTTCATCCAGCATCCCTTACTATGGCAAGACTTCGGCCTCCCAAGGCTACTACAATCAATCCAATCTGGACGCGTCGATGGCGGATACGGGGTCCGCCTCAGCTACCGCAAACTATCCCACCGCAAGCCACGTTCAATCGATGGGCACAGGTGTCACAGTGGGACAGGACTATGCGCCGTACTATCTGCCCTCGtttggagagaaaaaacaatacccagcagcagcagcgcacggTGGATCTTCTTCTGAACAGCCGTCCTTGAAGAGTAAGAAAAGTCACAAACAAAGCGCAGAATATGGTGGTAACAATGTGAGTGTCGCTTCTACCACGATGAGCTTTTCTAGCTCCTCCAGCTATAGCTATGCATCGCTGGGGAATACCTCCAATTACCCAGTAATTGGAGCGTCAGGGACGCTGGAGCACAGTACATCGAATCATCAAATGGATTCTTCGTCTAACCcaaactaccaccaccaccaccaccgtcacaactatcatcaacagcagcaacaacagcatcagcaacagcagcagcagcagcagcagcagcatcgacaACCAAATCAGCAGTCTGGCGTTGTAACGTCAGAACCCTTCAGTACTACCTCCTCGGGGTCTTCAAGTCGCAAACCATCATCTTCATCCACTATCGCTTCTTCCTACAACTACACTCAATACACTGCAGAGAAAGCAAGCCAGCAGTCCTCCTCCATCCACGATCCTCACCATCAGCCGTCCTACCCGGCAACCTTTGGCGGCACTGCTTCCCATCATTTAAATCTTTCGTCCTGCATCGACCCCGCACCGGCTGTTAGCTACGCCAACGTTCAATCCACATCGTCCACTTACGGGCAAACGTCCGGAGCTTCTTCACATCAGGGCCACTACTATCGGCAGTCGTCACATCAAcagcatcaccaccagcaactgTCTGCTGGCACATCGACGGCTTCTGtccccagcagcagtagcagtgccGCCGCTCCGAGCAGCACCATAACGAACTTCAACCTGAGTACGATTTGTCCGGAAATTAACGAAAAGACGGGTCGCTCGAGAGATGGCCGATCAGCAGCACCGGGAACGGCGGTAGCAGCCGTGACGGGAGTGCCATCCTCCGCTCCTTCTATAATAGCACATTGGTAG
- the LOC118506231 gene encoding sterol O-acyltransferase 1-like isoform X2: MSDTGSECESSSSRALDSPIETVVQNAINGHVQREYRVEMVKDMAIENMKQKMHHIVNRMSRDVEKEMDLAVDDLFTEVKQLNLKNYEIPHLLNDKAINGTGKDGHHITARTDGKLPDKTFSPRNSLLTDLLEAKHIKTIYHIFVVMLIILFLNTLIHDFVDTGSINLGLRPIVAGFGRFHLAMMLWCCMQTSTFLVFPCFRIWASAYRKLTPDSCARKCCGWAGFFAFFTYQWVFFLTSVAGLLWADLPPASAVAYLMEMTRFLMKSHAFIRSNTPKVLTADENGGELESNPPGIYRTLPSFSTYVYFLFVPTLIYRDEYPRTRQIRWRVVARHSLEVLAVVFYISFILERFLTPMFENFGKAEISPGTFVLTIFSSMLPGTLFVLTFFYSSLHACMNVAAELTRFADRMFYRDWWNESTFAGYIRSWNVVVHDWLYTYVYKDFMEYVFCNCRPLAMVGVFTVSAVFHEIILSFTFRFFYPVMFVQFEFMGLLLLFVTKHMGKDVGNLLLWFSLGIGNGINMSLYNMEYYARLNCPDVGSSILDYMVPVSWTCNGITHNTNWTITAPWELL; encoded by the exons ATGAGTGATACCGGCAGTGAGTGTGAAAGTTCTAGCTCTCGGGCTCTCGATAGCCCAATCGAAACGGTCGTTCAGAATGCCATCAACGGTCATG TTCAACGGGAGTACCGCGTGGAGATGGTGAAAGATATGGCAATAGAGAATATGAAGCAAAAGATGCAT cacattgtcaaccgcaTGAGTAGAGATGTGGAGAAAGAGATGGACCTAGCGGTGGATGATCTGTTCACCGAGGTGAAACAGCTAAATCTGAAGAACTACGAAATTCCACATCTACTCAATGACAAAGCGATTAACGGAACGGGCAAGGATGGGCATCACATAACAGCCCGCACGGACGGAAAACTGCCGGATAAGACATTTAGCCCACGAAATTCGTTGCTGACGGACCTACTCGAGGCGAAACACATCAAAACGATCTACCACATATTCGTTGTGATGCTGATCATTCTGTTCCTAAATACGCTTATTCACGATTTTGTGGACACGGGCAG CATCAATCTGGGTCTGCGACCGATCGTCGCTGGGTTCGGCAGGTTCCACCTCGCCATGATGCTGTGGTGTTGTATGCAAACGTCCACCTTCCTGGTGTTTCCCTGCTTCCGGATATGGGCCTCAGCTTACAGGAAGTTGACACCAG ATTCCTGCGCCCGAAAGTGCTGTGGCTGGGCTGGATTCTTTGCGTTCTTCACATACCAATGGGTGTTCTTTCTGACCTCGGTTGCGGGACTACTGTGGGCAGACCTTCCGCCGGCCAGTGCTGTGGCCTACCTGATGGAAATGACCCGCTTCCTGATGAAGTCGCACGCCTTCATCCGAAGTAACACACCCAAGGTACTGACTGCCGATGAGAACGGTGGCGAATTGGAATCGAACCCTCCAGGCATCTATCGCACTCTACCATCATTTTCAACATACGTCTACTTCCTGTTTGTACCCACCTTAATCTACCGCGATGAGTATCCCCGCACGAGGCAAATCCGATGGCGCGTGGTTGCCCGGCACTCCCTCGAGGTGCTCGCCGTCGTGTTCTACATCAGCTTCATCCTTGAACGGTTCCTCACGCCAATGTTTGAGAACTTTGGGAAGGCCGAAATCAGTCCCGGCACCTTTGTTCTCACGATCTTCAGCAGCATGCTGCCCGGAACACTGTTTGTACTTACTTTCTTCTACAGTTCGCTACACGCTTGCATGAACGTAGCGGCCGAGCTGACACGTTTTGCCGACCGGATGTTCTACCGCGACTGGTGGAATGAGTCCACGTTCGCCGGGTACATCCGCTCGTGGAACGTGGTGGTGCACGATTGGCTCTACACGTACGTGTACAAGGATTTCATGGAATATGTGTTTTGCAACTGTCGTCCGCTGGCTATGGTGGGCGTTTTTACTGTGTCGGCTGTGTTTCACGAAATCATACTATCGTTCACGTTCCGCTTCTTCTATCCGGTGATGTTTGTGCAGTTCGAGTTTAtgggcctgctgctgctgtttgtcaccaAGCACATGGGTAAGGATGTGGGAAATTTGCTGCTTTGGTTTTCGCTTGGGATTGGGAATGGAATAAACATGAGCCTGTACAATATGGAGTACTACGCACGGCTGAACTGTCCCGATGTTGGCAGTTCGATCCTGGACTACATGGTGCCCGTCTCGTGGACCTGCAACGGTATAACGCACAACACAAACTGGACCATTACGGCACCTTGGGAACTGCTGTAA
- the LOC118506233 gene encoding sterol O-acyltransferase 1-like produces the protein MSDAGSGSESSSSSGANNDGSLGSTVQNAINNRAQREYREEIVKDMAIEKMKQKMHDIVNRMSRDVEQKMDLAVDDLFTEVKQFNLKNYELKQLFNEKVPDRTHADGHRTSAKKDGKLPDKVFLPRNSLLTDLFEVKHIKTIYHIFVVMLIILFLNTVVHDFVDTGSINLGFRPIIAGFGKFHIALMLWCCMQTSTFLLYPCFRMWAANRKNCAPDSSLQKLCDWSALVLFISYQCGFVVAAIKAHLWFDLPPASGVAYLMEMTRFLMKAHAFIRSNVPRALSSEKKQPDSKPSSPDAYRGLPSFSTYVYFLFAPTLVYRDEYPRTKQIRWRVVARHALEVIGVVFYISFILERFLAPLFAKFGHAKISSGSFVLSLFGSIMPGSLSFLCAFYSLLHAWMNGAAELLRFADRMFYRDWWNESTFAGYIRSWNVVVHDWLYTYVYKDCVEHVFRNCRPLATVAVFTVSAVFHELILAFTFRFFYPVMFVQFEFLGLMLMFVTKRMGKDVGNVLLWLVLSIGNGLHLSLYNMEYYARRNCPDIGDSIVDYMVPVSWTCNGISHNPNWTITAPWSLP, from the exons atGAGTGATGCTGGTAGTGGAAGTGAAAGTTCTAGTAGCTCCGGGGCTAATAATGATGGCTCGTTGGGATCGACCGTCCAAAATGCCATCAACAATCGTG ctCAACGGGAATATCGCGAGGAGATAGTGAAGGATATGGCAATAgagaaaatgaagcaaaaaatgcAT GACATTGTTAACCGGATGAGTAGAGATGTGGAGCAGAAGATGGATCTGGCGGTGGACGATCTGTTCACCGAGGTGAAACAGTTTAATCTGAAGAACTACGAGCTGAAGCAACTGTTTAACGAAAAAGTTCCCGACAGAACGCACGCAGATGGGCATCGGACGAGTGCCAAAAAGGATGGGAAACTGCCGGACAAAGTGTTTCTGCCTCGAAACTCGCTGCTGACGGACCTGTTCGAAGTAAAGCACATCAAAACGATCTACCACATATTCGTTGTGATGCTGATCATTCTGTTCCTAAATACTGTGGTGCACGATTTCGTGGACACGGGCAG CATTAATCTAGGGTTTCGACCGATCATCGCCGGGTTCGGAAAGTTCCACATTGCGCTGATGCTGTGGTGTTGCATGCAAACGTCCACCTTCTTGCTGTATCCATGCTTCCGAATGTGGGCTGCAAATCGCAAAAACTGTGCGCCAG ATTCTTCTCTTCAGAAACTTTGCGACTGGTCTGCACTCGTCCTATTTATCTCCTATCAATGTGGATTCGTTGTGGCCGCTATTAaagcgcatctgtggttcgaTCTTCCGCCGGCAAGTGGAGTGGCCTATCTGATGGAAATGACACGCTTCCTGATGAAAGCGCACGCCTTCATTCGCAGCAACGTACCGAGAGCTTTGAGCAGCGAAAAGAAGCAACCTGATTCCAAGCCTTCCTCTCCGGACGCATACCGTGGTTTGCCGTCGTTTTCAACGTACGTCTACTTCCTGTTTGCTCCCACCTTGGTCTATCGCGATGAATACCCACGCACGAAGCAGATCCGTTGGCGCGTAGTAGCTCGCCACGCGCTGGAAGTGATCGGAGTCGTGTTCTACATCAGCTTCATTCTGGAACGGTTCCTGGCACCGCTGTTCGCCAAGTTTGGCCATGCCAAGATCAGCTCGGGCAGCTTCGTGCTGTCACTGTTCGGAAGCATCATGCCGGGATCGCTGTCCTTCCTGTGTGCGTTCTACAGCCTGCTACACGCGTGGATGAATGGTGCGGCTGAACTGTTGCGGTTTGCCGACCGGATGTTCTACCGCGACTGGTGGAATGAGTCCACGTTCGCCGGGTACATCCGCTCGTGGAACGTGGTGGTGCACGATTGGCTCTACACGTACGTGTACAAGGACTGTGTCGAGCATGTGTTCCGTAACTGCAGACCGCTGGCAACGGTGGCCGTGTTTACTGTGTCGGCTGTGTTCCACGAGCTTATACTGGCGTTCACCTTCCGGTTTTTCTATCCGGTGATGTTCGTACAGTTTGAGTTCTTGGGCTTGATGCTAATGTTCGTCACCAAGCGGATGGGAAAGGACGTGGGAAATGTGCTCCTGTGGCTGGTGCTTTCGATCGGCAACGGATTGCATCTCAGTCTGTACAATATGGAGTACTACGCTCGGCGGAACTGTCCCGATATTGGTGACTCGATCGTAGACTATATGGTGCCCGTTTCGTGGACCTGCAACGGTATATCGCATAATCCCAACTGGACCATCACGGCACCGTGGAGTCTACCGTGA